A single Phragmites australis chromosome 4, lpPhrAust1.1, whole genome shotgun sequence DNA region contains:
- the LOC133914033 gene encoding actin-binding protein wsp1-like has translation MAAAVSASTTALPPSSPTTRPSPPQILEIAPRPFAIASAPDGEPSTAALAEPRPTENSSHSHEPRQNCDALLLVAPPHGPREEAPGVGSPERGGDGSSSSRWCPSPSSSPSSSSSSPPRTSASRAQPRPPPPRPPPSGAGLTRRPTSRTSSPAPATTGGDSSGSSSRSTTHAIATCSTSPPTRPTTSVGASPPGLRPPPCRGHVRECRRRRHPHRGDAHGILRVRWHALTNILFSSGTTGELKAIPWTQLSPMRCAADTWAHLDVRPQDIGYWPTNLGWAMGPLILYACFLSGATSALYHGSPLGRGSCKFVHVCLAYVHLHLLSSAKKIYPCYLQIVSSVGFEFHYVMVH, from the exons atggcggcggcggtctCGGCTT CCACAACtgctctccctccttcctcaccAACCACCCGCCCGTCGCCTCCACAAATTCTCGAGATCGCCCCCCGTCCGTTCGCGATTGCATCTGCCCCCGATGGAGAGCCCTCCACCGCCGCCCTCGCCGAACCTCGCCCAACCGAGAACTCCTCCCACTCGCACGAGCCAAGACAAAACTGCGACGCTCTCCTCCTCGTTGCGCCGCCGCAT GGGCCGCGAGAGGAGGCGCCGGGGGTTGGGTCCCCGGAGAGAGGTGGCGACGGGTCCTCTTCCTCGCGTTGGTGTCCATCTCCTTCCTCGTCtccctcatcctcctcttcctctccgccCCGCACCTCCGCTTCCCGGGCCCAaccccgtcctcctcctccgcggccACCGCCGTCCGGCGCGGGCCTGACGCGCCGTCCTACCTCGCGTACCTCCTCACCGGCGCCCGCGACGACGGGCGGAGACTCTTCAGGCTCCTCCTCGCGGTCTACCACCCACGCAATCGCTACGTGCTCCACCTCTCCACCGACGCGCCCGACGACGAGCGTCGGAGCCTCGCCGCCGGGGTTGCGGCCgccgccctgccgtggacaCGTTCGGGAATGTCGCCGTCGTCGGCATCCTCACCGCGGGGACGCTCATGGGATCCTCCGGGTTCGCTGGCACGCTCTAACTAATATACTTTTTTCTTCAGGAACAACTG GGGAGCTAAAAGCTATACCATGGACACAACTTTCTCCCATGAGATGTGCAGCTGATACGTGGGCCCATTTGGATGTTCGCCCGCAGGACATAGGTTACTGGCCTACTAATCTGGGCTGGGCTATGGGACCTCTAATCCTGTACGCATGCTTTCTAAGTGGTGCAACTTCGGCTTTATACCATGGATCTCCCCTTGGTCGTGGTTCCTGCAAATTTGTACATGTGTGTTTGGCATACGTGCACCTTCACTTGCTTTCATCTGCTAAAAAGATTTATCCTTGTTACTTGCAAATAGTTAGTTCTGTTGGTTTTGAGTTCCATTATGTTATGGTACATTAG